From Laspinema palackyanum D2c:
CCCGGCTACCACTGGGCCGCTATGAATACCAATCCGAATGCTAAAGGACTGCTGGTTTTGTTGATTAAATTGGCTCAAGGCGGTTTGCATATCCAGGGCCATATCCGCGATTGCTTCGGCATGGTCTTCCCGTTCTGTGGGCAATCCTGCGACTACCATATAGGCATCCCCAATGGTTTTAATTTTTTCCAGTTGATGCAATTCCGTGAGGCGATCGAAGGCGGAAAAAACTAAATTCAGCAACTCCACCACTTCCAGGGCCGAAAGTGCCGAAGCAATTTCGGTAAATCCCACCAAATCCGCAAATAAAACCGTGACATTCGCATAAGTTTCCGCGATACTGTTGGGTTCCAATTTGAGGCGATCGACGATGGGTTCCGGCAAAATATTCAACAGCAAATTTTCGGTTTTCTTTTGTTGCTTTTGCAGGGCTTTTTCCACCTTAATTCGTTCGGTGATGTTTCTGAAAATTCCCCGAATGGCCACGGGATTATTTTCTAAATACTTACAATTCATACTGCCTTGCAAGAAGATTTTCTGGCCGGATTTAGTCACAAATTCTGCGGTTATTTCATCAAGGTTTTCCCCGGCAAAGATGCGTTCAAAGCAGTCTTGATACTGGGATTTGCTTTGGGGATGCAGAAGTTCAAATACCGTCATCCGGTCCAGGTCTGCTTCACTGTATCCCAGGGTTTCTTTCCAGGCGCGATTGACATACAAAAAACGACCTTCTATAGAAACACTCTGAATCAAATCGCTGGCATTTTCAAATAAATCGCGATAGCGTTCTTCGCTTTCTTGGAGGGCAACTTCGGCTTGTTTGCGTTTAATAAATTGACCAATCTGGCTGGCGATCGCACTACAAGTTGCCATCAAATCTTCGTCAATCGTCTGGATATCGCGGCTATAGAACCCGATCACCCCGAGCAATTCCGAGGATTGCTCCACCCGGGACTGAGTTTCCGAAGCGTCACCAAAAATCGGGAAGGCAAATCCACTATTCAAACCCGCTTGCACTAAGTATTGGGTTCCGGGCCACTCCATCGCTTCCCTAGGGAGATCCGCTGTACAGACTGGCTGATGAGTCGCCCACACACGACCCGGTAATCCTTCCCCCTCAGCTAACTGCGTCTTTCTGCTCTGTCGCAAGGCTTCCCATTCCCGGGTCCGGCTATGCCAAAGTTGCAGACAAGTGAGACAATTTGGTTGGGGTTCTGACTCCCTGGACCGCTTAGAGAGTGGATAGTCCCCGCCTCCATCCCGCGTTTGCACCTGCCAAATTTCGCCGACATCCCACTCTAAACTGTCACATAAGGCAGGCAACAGTTTTGGTGCTGCCTCTACCAGATTTGCTGATTCCGATAAAATCCGAATCGTCGCGGATTGTGCTAAATTCCGTTGTTGTTTGCGCTTGCGATCGGTGATATCCCGACCGATATAGACCAAATCGGGAATATCTGCTGCGGAAACATCAATCAAGGCACAGGAAAATCCCACATATACTTTTTTGCGTGTTTTGGTGTGGCAAACAATTTCTAACGGGGATAATCCGGGTTCCTCTCGCTCCATCTGGGACAGGAAAAAATCTTTAACCAAATCCTGATGCTCTCCCACAATTTGGGAAATCTCTTTTCCGAGTAATTCCGCTTCAGAATACTCAAATAAGTCCAGGGTGCTTTGATTGACTTTTTTGATTAAACCTGTTTCACTGGTGACGATTAATGCCTCAGCCATCGAGGAGAGAATTTGCTCGATATAGCGTTTGGATTCAAAGAGAGCCGCGAGCAGAAGATTGGTTTCATTGGTGGCTTGGACTAATCGCTGTTCCAAGCTCATGCGATCGGTGACATCTTCTAAAAAAACAATGAGTTGTTGTCCCTGGCTCTCTTCTTGCTGAACAACATACATATCAAAATAAACCGGCGTCCCCGCTTCGGTAAACCGACTCAAGGACTTTAAATCAAAGCTGATCTGCCGCCCTTCTAACACCTCCTGTAAGAGGTCCTCTACTCCAATCAATTCCGGAAAGGCAAGGCCCACCTCGTCATTGACCTGAATGGGACCGGGAGAATCAGAAAATCGGTCCACTCCCTTGGAGGTTTTACGGATGGTTAAGGCTGAATCAAGGATCAGGTACTCAATGCCGTGGACAACTAAAAATTTTTTAAAGAAGGGGTTCATTCTCCCAGGCTCGCTCTACAAAAATAACAAATGCTTGATAGGCTTCAGTTAATTGAGCGAATAAATCAGATAGATTATCTGTTTT
This genomic window contains:
- a CDS encoding adenylate/guanylate cyclase domain-containing protein, with amino-acid sequence MNPFFKKFLVVHGIEYLILDSALTIRKTSKGVDRFSDSPGPIQVNDEVGLAFPELIGVEDLLQEVLEGRQISFDLKSLSRFTEAGTPVYFDMYVVQQEESQGQQLIVFLEDVTDRMSLEQRLVQATNETNLLLAALFESKRYIEQILSSMAEALIVTSETGLIKKVNQSTLDLFEYSEAELLGKEISQIVGEHQDLVKDFFLSQMEREEPGLSPLEIVCHTKTRKKVYVGFSCALIDVSAADIPDLVYIGRDITDRKRKQQRNLAQSATIRILSESANLVEAAPKLLPALCDSLEWDVGEIWQVQTRDGGGDYPLSKRSRESEPQPNCLTCLQLWHSRTREWEALRQSRKTQLAEGEGLPGRVWATHQPVCTADLPREAMEWPGTQYLVQAGLNSGFAFPIFGDASETQSRVEQSSELLGVIGFYSRDIQTIDEDLMATCSAIASQIGQFIKRKQAEVALQESEERYRDLFENASDLIQSVSIEGRFLYVNRAWKETLGYSEADLDRMTVFELLHPQSKSQYQDCFERIFAGENLDEITAEFVTKSGQKIFLQGSMNCKYLENNPVAIRGIFRNITERIKVEKALQKQQKKTENLLLNILPEPIVDRLKLEPNSIAETYANVTVLFADLVGFTEIASALSALEVVELLNLVFSAFDRLTELHQLEKIKTIGDAYMVVAGLPTEREDHAEAIADMALDMQTALSQFNQQNQQSFSIRIGIHSGPVVAGVIGIKKFIYDLWGDTVNIASRMESHSLPGRIQVSETTYYLLREHYELEKRGMIPVKGKGEMNTYFLIGSKSKF